Proteins from one Bradyrhizobium amphicarpaeae genomic window:
- a CDS encoding cytochrome c oxidase assembly protein, whose product MDHEPTISQDVSVKPANREPAKRRGLGRDVVVASICGGVVALMVGASYAAVPFYNWFCRATGFNGTTQVATSAPATGPIARKISVRFDSNVAPGLPWKFEPEQSEIEVNIGQVVTIFYTVTNQAARTTSAQAAYNVAPLTVGSYFQKINCFCFTEQTMAPGEKREMPVVFYVDPSIADDHDNDGLNTITLSYTFYPVKDPVVKPLASGEGDKRKGNL is encoded by the coding sequence ATGGATCACGAGCCCACCATATCGCAGGATGTCAGCGTCAAGCCGGCCAATCGTGAGCCGGCCAAGCGCCGCGGGCTCGGCCGCGACGTGGTGGTTGCTTCCATCTGCGGCGGCGTGGTCGCGCTGATGGTCGGCGCCTCCTACGCGGCGGTGCCGTTCTACAACTGGTTCTGCCGTGCCACCGGCTTCAACGGCACGACCCAGGTCGCGACCTCCGCGCCCGCCACCGGCCCGATCGCGCGGAAGATCTCGGTGCGCTTCGATTCCAACGTCGCGCCCGGCCTGCCCTGGAAGTTCGAGCCGGAGCAGAGCGAGATCGAGGTCAATATCGGCCAGGTCGTGACCATCTTCTACACCGTGACCAACCAGGCCGCGCGCACCACGTCCGCGCAGGCCGCCTACAATGTCGCGCCGCTGACGGTCGGCTCCTATTTCCAGAAGATCAACTGCTTCTGCTTCACCGAGCAGACCATGGCGCCGGGCGAGAAGCGCGAGATGCCGGTGGTGTTCTACGTCGATCCGTCGATCGCCGACGATCACGATAACGACGGGCTTAACACCATCACGCTGTCCTACACGTTCTATCCGGTGAAGGATCCCGTGGTGAAGCCGCTGGCATCGGGCGAAGGCGACAAGCGCAAGGGAAATCTCTGA
- a CDS encoding DUF983 domain-containing protein: MNDTAAKPEPETTVLQSALRGLACRCPRCGQGKLYAGFLTLAPACDRCGLDYAFIDTGDGPAIFIIMLAGGIVVAAALIVEVKYQPPYWLHAALWLPLILVTTLLPLRAMKSLLIALQFHHKAAPGRLVDRAK; this comes from the coding sequence ATGAACGACACCGCCGCCAAGCCCGAGCCTGAAACCACCGTCCTGCAAAGCGCGCTGCGCGGGCTTGCCTGCAGATGTCCGCGCTGCGGCCAGGGCAAGCTCTATGCGGGCTTCCTGACGCTCGCGCCCGCCTGCGACCGCTGCGGTCTGGACTACGCCTTCATCGATACCGGCGACGGGCCGGCGATCTTCATCATCATGCTGGCCGGCGGGATCGTGGTGGCGGCCGCACTCATCGTCGAGGTCAAATACCAGCCGCCTTACTGGCTGCATGCGGCGCTGTGGTTGCCGCTGATCCTGGTCACCACGCTGTTGCCGTTGCGTGCGATGAAGTCGCTGCTGATCGCGCTGCAATTCCATCACAAGGCGGCGCCGGGCCGGTTGGTCGACCGCGCGAAATGA
- a CDS encoding ATP F0F1 synthase subunit B (Produces ATP from ADP in the presence of a proton gradient across the membrane. Subunit B is part of the membrane proton channel.), whose translation MFFDPETWVAIAFVILMVLFGYLGVFKKAMAALDHRAARIKAELDDATRLKQEAAKVLADYKARSATAEREAADIIANAKAEAERIATEAKAKMEDFVARRTKTAESKIALAEAQAVADVRAAAAEAAVQAASTILSQSVKGSVADDLLAKGITEVRQKLN comes from the coding sequence ATGTTCTTCGATCCTGAAACCTGGGTCGCCATCGCCTTCGTGATCCTGATGGTCCTGTTCGGCTATCTCGGGGTCTTCAAGAAAGCGATGGCTGCGCTGGACCATCGTGCCGCCCGCATCAAGGCCGAGCTCGACGACGCGACGCGCCTCAAGCAGGAAGCGGCCAAGGTGCTCGCCGACTACAAGGCGCGCAGTGCCACGGCCGAGCGCGAAGCTGCCGACATCATCGCCAACGCCAAGGCCGAAGCCGAGCGCATCGCGACCGAGGCCAAGGCGAAGATGGAAGACTTCGTCGCCCGCCGCACCAAGACCGCGGAAAGCAAGATCGCGCTCGCCGAGGCCCAGGCTGTCGCCGATGTCCGCGCCGCAGCCGCGGAAGCCGCCGTCCAGGCCGCCTCGACCATCCTGTCGCAGTCGGTCAAGGGCTCGGTCGCCGACGACCTGCTCGCCAAGGGCATCACCGAGGTCCGGCAAAAGCTGAACTGA
- a CDS encoding SURF1 family protein, with amino-acid sequence MNQPARKPRVAGFALFTLFLAAVFVALGAWQLQRRTAKHALVAALTERLADVPIALPPPSQWAALNPARDEFRRVSFTATYAALPDAMVYSSGSAVRKDASGPGTWAFLPARLPGGETVVIDAGFVENTMQDRSVEDRAVKKLVTGQPVALTGYLRFPEPPGWLTPAENRDKRLWFVRDHPAIANALGWGTVAPFYVDLEQPAPENGIPRPGPLDVHLKDDHLQYAVTWFMLAGAVLIAFAVWARGRRQS; translated from the coding sequence ATGAACCAGCCTGCGCGCAAGCCCCGCGTGGCCGGCTTCGCGCTGTTCACGCTGTTCCTCGCGGCCGTCTTCGTCGCGCTCGGTGCCTGGCAATTGCAGCGCCGGACCGCAAAGCACGCGCTGGTCGCAGCCCTCACCGAGCGCCTCGCAGACGTGCCCATCGCGCTGCCGCCGCCTTCGCAATGGGCCGCACTCAATCCCGCGCGCGACGAATTCCGCCGTGTCAGCTTCACCGCGACCTACGCGGCCCTGCCGGATGCGATGGTTTATTCCTCGGGCTCCGCGGTGCGCAAGGACGCCTCCGGCCCCGGCACCTGGGCGTTCCTGCCGGCGCGACTTCCCGGCGGCGAGACGGTCGTGATCGATGCGGGCTTCGTCGAGAACACGATGCAGGATCGCAGCGTCGAGGATCGCGCGGTGAAGAAGCTCGTCACCGGACAGCCAGTCGCGCTCACCGGTTATCTGCGCTTTCCCGAGCCGCCCGGCTGGCTGACGCCGGCGGAGAACCGCGACAAGCGGCTCTGGTTCGTGCGCGATCATCCGGCGATCGCAAACGCGCTCGGCTGGGGCACGGTCGCACCGTTTTATGTCGACCTCGAGCAGCCCGCGCCCGAGAACGGCATTCCGCGCCCGGGGCCGCTCGACGTGCATCTGAAGGACGATCACCTGCAATACGCCGTCACCTGGTTCATGCTCGCAGGCGCCGTGCTGATCGCCTTCGCCGTGTGGGCACGAGGCCGGCGGCAGAGCTGA
- a CDS encoding response regulator transcription factor translates to MQDTAKPGTRVLIVDDHPVVLSGCRTLFASDHSIRIDEATDAKSGHRAYVSKRPDVTVIDISLPDVSGFELMRRIRKDDPDAKIIMFSMNDDPAFVVRAVELGAQGYVSKGDDPRILLKAVRKVVAGDNFISPQLAEAVTFSGAAIKANPASQMTPRELEILRLLGRGDKIVEVAEALGISYKTVANTTSLLKQKLGAKNHSDLIRIAVEIGMN, encoded by the coding sequence ATGCAAGATACTGCCAAACCGGGGACCCGGGTCCTGATTGTCGACGACCATCCCGTGGTGCTGTCCGGTTGCCGCACCCTGTTCGCTTCGGACCATTCGATCCGTATCGATGAGGCGACCGACGCCAAATCCGGCCATCGCGCCTATGTCAGCAAGCGGCCCGATGTCACCGTGATCGACATCAGCCTGCCCGACGTCTCCGGCTTCGAGTTGATGCGACGCATCCGCAAGGACGATCCCGACGCCAAGATCATCATGTTCAGCATGAATGACGATCCGGCCTTCGTGGTGCGGGCGGTTGAGCTCGGGGCGCAGGGCTACGTCTCCAAGGGCGACGATCCCCGGATCCTGCTGAAAGCGGTGCGCAAGGTGGTGGCGGGCGACAATTTCATCTCACCGCAACTCGCGGAAGCCGTGACGTTCTCCGGCGCGGCGATCAAGGCCAACCCGGCCTCGCAGATGACGCCGCGGGAACTCGAAATTCTCCGCCTGCTCGGACGCGGCGACAAGATCGTCGAAGTCGCCGAGGCACTCGGCATCTCCTACAAGACCGTCGCCAACACCACGTCCCTGCTCAAGCAGAAGCTGGGGGCCAAGAACCATTCCGACCTGATCAGGATCGCGGTCGAAATCGGGATGAACTGA
- a CDS encoding F0F1 ATP synthase subunit C, with protein MDPAAAKLIGAGIACIGMGGAGVGVGVIFGNYLAAAVRNPSAAQGQFGNLIFGFAVTEALGIFSLLIALLLLFVPL; from the coding sequence ATGGATCCGGCAGCAGCAAAACTTATCGGCGCGGGCATCGCATGCATCGGCATGGGCGGCGCGGGCGTCGGCGTCGGCGTGATCTTCGGCAACTACCTCGCCGCAGCCGTTCGCAACCCCTCGGCCGCTCAGGGCCAGTTCGGCAATCTGATCTTCGGCTTCGCCGTGACCGAAGCGCTCGGCATTTTCTCGCTGCTGATCGCGCTGTTGCTGCTGTTCGTTCCGCTCTGA
- a CDS encoding nuclear transport factor 2 family protein: MSDFDQMGIVVDWVDACRKGDLRTLLDLYADDAQVECTCNGAQSYRGRSELEAYWGPRLTAFSSAGFGLEEINPVPNGVDLEYSVAGSLRIHASFRFSAEGKIDRTLCEPARQNAHKGCVC; this comes from the coding sequence GTGAGTGATTTCGACCAGATGGGAATTGTCGTCGATTGGGTGGACGCCTGCCGGAAGGGCGACCTTAGGACGTTGCTCGACCTCTATGCGGACGACGCCCAGGTCGAATGCACCTGCAACGGCGCGCAGAGTTATCGCGGCCGCAGCGAGCTCGAGGCCTATTGGGGCCCGCGGCTCACCGCATTCTCCTCGGCGGGCTTCGGCCTTGAGGAGATCAATCCCGTGCCGAACGGCGTTGATCTCGAATATTCCGTCGCGGGCTCACTGCGCATTCACGCCTCGTTTCGCTTCAGTGCGGAAGGCAAGATCGACAGAACTCTGTGCGAGCCGGCGCGACAGAACGCGCACAAGGGCTGCGTGTGTTAG
- a CDS encoding ATP-binding protein — protein sequence MWQRLSFRTQLFLPLGASFLVALILGGILLQLFATIQLADESEPARRSTGIVAAALNNTLSASDNPQKTLDAFVQLLDTSSNIQFRRVEEGPLPSPREDIRNLKLVPGWFVNLLTIPDMDSASPVVIDGKHVGNLVFLPDLSADLFEKWIGFLALASLVAALMLLTGTIAYLFAGSALRPLQHLGSGLTRIRRGDYATPIPVGGPPEIRQSCEEANALAATLAQLSQDNRNLMHRLVSLQDDERRDLARELHDELGPLLFSIRASTIALVDAAPQAGNLGNPAEQMLQSVEALQQTNRRILDRLRPLYIEDLGLETSVQTLLQNFRKQAPHIVLTDTIGSDLNGVDGPLAQTVYRVIQEALTNVLRHAEASSVDVKAAVTGDMLAIEISDDGGGFPADNVFGRGLTGMHERARALSGSLSLLRADGRTYVRCRLPIGDAHDPSALP from the coding sequence ATGTGGCAACGACTCTCGTTCAGAACGCAACTGTTTCTTCCGCTCGGCGCGAGCTTTCTCGTCGCGCTGATCCTGGGCGGTATATTGTTGCAGCTTTTTGCAACAATTCAGCTGGCCGATGAAAGCGAGCCGGCGCGACGCTCCACCGGGATCGTCGCCGCCGCGCTCAACAACACGCTGAGCGCCTCGGACAATCCGCAGAAGACGCTGGATGCCTTCGTCCAGTTGCTGGACACGTCCTCCAATATTCAATTCCGTCGTGTCGAAGAGGGTCCGTTGCCCTCCCCGAGGGAGGACATTCGCAACCTGAAATTGGTTCCAGGCTGGTTCGTCAACCTGTTGACCATACCGGACATGGATAGTGCCTCGCCTGTCGTGATTGACGGCAAGCATGTAGGCAATCTCGTGTTCCTCCCGGACCTCTCCGCCGACCTGTTCGAGAAGTGGATCGGCTTCCTCGCGCTGGCCAGCCTCGTCGCCGCGCTGATGCTGCTTACCGGTACCATTGCCTATCTCTTCGCCGGTTCGGCCTTGCGGCCGTTGCAACATCTCGGCAGCGGGCTCACCCGCATCCGGCGCGGCGATTACGCAACTCCGATCCCGGTGGGAGGACCGCCCGAAATCCGGCAAAGCTGTGAGGAAGCAAATGCCTTGGCGGCAACGCTGGCGCAACTCAGCCAGGACAATCGCAATCTGATGCACCGCCTGGTGTCGCTGCAGGACGACGAGCGGCGCGATCTCGCCCGCGAATTGCACGACGAGCTCGGGCCGCTGCTGTTCAGCATCCGCGCCAGTACGATCGCACTGGTCGACGCCGCACCGCAGGCGGGAAATCTCGGCAATCCGGCCGAGCAGATGCTGCAATCGGTCGAAGCGCTCCAGCAGACCAACCGCCGCATCCTCGACCGGCTGCGGCCGCTCTACATCGAGGATCTGGGGCTGGAGACCAGCGTGCAGACGCTGCTCCAGAACTTTCGCAAGCAGGCACCGCATATCGTCCTGACGGACACGATCGGTTCCGACCTCAATGGCGTCGACGGGCCGCTCGCGCAAACGGTCTATCGCGTGATCCAGGAGGCGCTGACCAACGTATTGCGCCATGCCGAAGCGAGCAGCGTGGATGTGAAGGCGGCCGTCACCGGTGATATGCTCGCGATCGAGATCTCCGACGACGGCGGCGGCTTTCCCGCCGACAACGTCTTCGGCCGCGGCCTGACCGGCATGCACGAGCGCGCACGCGCGCTCAGCGGATCGCTGTCACTGCTGCGCGCGGACGGACGAACCTATGTGCGCTGCCGCCTGCCCATCGGAGATGCGCACGACCCATCAGCCCTGCCCTAA
- a CDS encoding M16 family metallopeptidase — MSVEISKLASGLTVVTDKMPHLETAALGVWAGVGGRDEKPNEHGISHLLEHMAFKGTTKRSSREIVEEIEAVGGDLNAGTSTETTSYYARVLRADVPLALDVLADILANPAFEPDELEREKNVIVQEIGAAQDTPDDVVFEHLNELCYPDQPMGRSLLGTAKTLRAFNRDSLCDYLSTHYRGPDMVVAAAGAVDHKQVVAEVEKRFASFEGTPGPKPQAAMFGKGGTKVVHRELEQAHLTLALEGVPQNDLSLFSLQVFTNILGGGMSSRLFQEVREKRGLCYSIYSFHAPYTDTGFFGLYTGTDPADAPEMMEVVVDIMNDSVETLTEAEIARAKAQMKAGLLMALESCSSRAEQLARHVLAYGRPQTVEELVGRIDAVSVESTRDAARALLSRSRPAVVALGSGRGLDTAVSFAEGLTRARAKARLH; from the coding sequence ATGAGCGTCGAGATTTCCAAGCTTGCGTCCGGCCTGACCGTCGTCACCGACAAGATGCCCCATCTGGAGACTGCGGCGCTCGGCGTCTGGGCCGGCGTCGGCGGACGCGACGAGAAGCCGAACGAGCACGGCATCTCGCATCTGCTCGAGCACATGGCATTCAAGGGCACGACCAAGCGCTCTTCGCGCGAGATCGTCGAGGAGATCGAGGCGGTCGGCGGCGACCTCAATGCCGGCACCTCGACCGAGACCACGTCCTATTACGCGCGGGTGCTGAGGGCCGACGTGCCGCTGGCGCTCGACGTGCTCGCCGACATCCTCGCCAATCCCGCCTTCGAGCCCGATGAGCTCGAACGCGAGAAGAACGTCATCGTGCAGGAGATCGGTGCCGCGCAGGACACGCCCGACGACGTCGTGTTCGAGCACCTCAACGAGCTCTGCTATCCCGACCAGCCGATGGGCCGTTCGCTGCTCGGCACCGCCAAGACGCTGCGCGCCTTCAATCGCGATTCGCTGTGCGACTATCTCTCGACGCATTATCGCGGGCCCGACATGGTGGTGGCCGCGGCCGGCGCGGTCGATCACAAGCAGGTGGTCGCCGAGGTCGAGAAGCGCTTCGCAAGTTTTGAGGGAACGCCGGGTCCCAAACCGCAGGCGGCTATGTTCGGCAAGGGCGGTACCAAGGTGGTGCATCGCGAGCTCGAGCAGGCGCATCTGACGCTGGCGCTCGAGGGCGTGCCGCAGAACGATCTGTCGCTGTTCTCGCTCCAGGTCTTCACCAACATCCTCGGCGGCGGAATGTCGTCGCGCCTGTTCCAGGAGGTCCGCGAGAAGCGCGGCCTCTGCTACTCCATCTATTCGTTCCACGCGCCCTATACCGACACCGGCTTCTTCGGCCTCTACACCGGCACCGACCCGGCCGATGCGCCGGAGATGATGGAGGTCGTGGTCGACATCATGAATGATTCGGTGGAGACGCTGACCGAGGCCGAGATCGCGCGGGCCAAGGCGCAGATGAAGGCCGGCCTCTTGATGGCGCTGGAGAGCTGCTCGTCCCGCGCCGAGCAGCTGGCACGCCACGTGCTGGCCTATGGCCGGCCGCAGACGGTCGAGGAGCTGGTGGGCCGGATCGATGCCGTCAGCGTCGAATCGACCCGGGATGCTGCGCGTGCGCTGCTGTCGCGCAGCCGGCCTGCGGTTGTCGCATTAGGCAGTGGCAGGGGTCTGGACACGGCGGTGTCTTTTGCGGAAGGATTGACGCGGGCACGTGCCAAGGCGCGGCTGCATTAG
- the thrC gene encoding threonine synthase produces MTRYISTRGEAPELGFCDVMLTGLARDGGLYVPTIWPQLSTEAIAGFFGRPYWEVAVDVIRPFVGGEISDAELGRMANEAYATFRHPAVVPLRQMSPHQFVLELFHGPTLAFKDVAMQLISRLMDHVLAKRGQRTTIVVATSGDTGGAAVDAFAGLENVDLIVLFPHGRISEVQQRMMTTTGAANVHALAIEGNFDDCQALVKGMFNNHRFRDATSLSGVNSINWARIVAQVVYYFTSAVAVGAPARAVDFVVPTGNFGDIFAGYVAKRMGLPVRTLRIAANVNDILARTLKTGIYEVREVHATASPSMDIQISSNFERLLFDAGKRDAAGVRRLMDSLKQSGRFVLPDAMLAAIREEFDAGRADETETAAAIRAGWREAGELIDPHTAVALAVADRDITNTRVPSIVLSTAHPAKFPDAVEAACGQRPQLPAWLDGLMTKSEHMKVMKNDQGEVERFVLSVSRAAKQGVAG; encoded by the coding sequence TTGACTCGTTATATCTCGACCCGGGGCGAGGCCCCCGAACTCGGCTTCTGCGACGTGATGCTGACCGGGCTTGCCCGCGACGGCGGCCTGTACGTGCCGACCATCTGGCCGCAGCTCTCCACGGAAGCCATCGCCGGATTCTTCGGCCGCCCCTATTGGGAGGTCGCGGTCGACGTGATCCGTCCGTTTGTCGGCGGCGAGATTTCGGATGCCGAACTCGGCCGCATGGCGAACGAGGCCTATGCAACCTTCCGCCATCCGGCGGTGGTGCCGCTGCGCCAGATGTCGCCGCACCAGTTCGTGCTGGAGCTGTTCCACGGTCCGACGCTCGCCTTCAAGGACGTGGCGATGCAGCTGATCTCGCGGCTGATGGACCATGTGCTCGCCAAGCGTGGCCAGCGCACCACCATCGTGGTCGCCACATCAGGCGACACCGGCGGCGCCGCGGTCGACGCCTTCGCAGGGCTCGAGAATGTCGACCTCATCGTGCTGTTTCCGCACGGCCGCATCTCCGAGGTGCAGCAGCGCATGATGACGACGACGGGCGCGGCCAATGTCCACGCGCTCGCCATCGAAGGCAATTTCGACGACTGCCAGGCGCTGGTGAAGGGGATGTTCAACAACCATCGCTTTCGCGACGCGACCTCGCTGTCGGGCGTCAATTCGATCAACTGGGCGCGCATCGTCGCCCAGGTGGTCTATTATTTCACCTCCGCCGTCGCAGTCGGCGCACCGGCGCGCGCGGTGGATTTCGTCGTGCCGACCGGCAATTTCGGCGACATCTTCGCCGGCTATGTCGCCAAGCGGATGGGGCTGCCGGTGCGGACCCTGCGCATCGCCGCCAACGTCAACGACATCCTGGCGCGCACGCTGAAGACGGGGATCTACGAGGTGCGCGAGGTGCATGCGACGGCATCGCCCTCGATGGACATCCAGATCTCGTCGAATTTCGAAAGGCTGCTGTTCGATGCCGGCAAGCGCGACGCGGCCGGCGTGCGCCGCCTGATGGATTCGCTGAAGCAATCCGGACGTTTCGTGCTTCCGGATGCGATGCTGGCCGCGATCCGCGAGGAGTTCGACGCCGGGCGCGCCGACGAGACCGAGACCGCGGCTGCGATCCGCGCCGGCTGGCGCGAGGCAGGCGAACTGATCGATCCCCATACGGCGGTGGCGCTCGCCGTCGCCGACCGCGACATCACCAACACGCGGGTGCCGAGCATCGTGCTCTCCACTGCCCATCCGGCCAAATTCCCCGATGCCGTCGAAGCGGCGTGCGGCCAGCGGCCGCAACTGCCGGCCTGGCTCGACGGATTGATGACCAAATCCGAACACATGAAGGTGATGAAGAACGATCAGGGCGAGGTCGAGCGGTTCGTGCTGTCGGTCAGCCGCGCCGCAAAGCAAGGAGTTGCCGGATGA
- a CDS encoding GNAT family N-acetyltransferase → MALFRLPSSGPAALAPRGNGLLLRAPQMSDFLQWAHLRETSRDYLTPWEPIWPSDDLTRSGFRRRLRRYSEDISADRSYPFLVFRELDGAMVGGITLANVRRGIVQAGTIGYWVGQPHAHRGYMTAALRVLLPTLFGELNLHRVEAACIPTNAPSIRVLEKCGFSREGLARRYLCINGVWQDHLLFGLLHEDFRG, encoded by the coding sequence ATGGCCCTCTTTCGCCTGCCGTCCAGTGGACCCGCCGCCCTCGCGCCGCGCGGCAACGGGCTGTTGCTGCGCGCGCCGCAGATGTCGGACTTCCTGCAATGGGCGCATTTGCGCGAAACCAGCCGCGATTACCTGACCCCCTGGGAGCCGATCTGGCCGTCGGATGACCTGACCCGCTCCGGCTTCCGCCGCCGACTGCGCCGCTATTCCGAGGACATTTCCGCGGACCGTTCCTATCCCTTTCTGGTCTTCCGCGAGCTCGATGGCGCCATGGTCGGCGGCATCACGCTGGCCAATGTCAGGCGCGGCATCGTGCAGGCCGGCACCATCGGCTATTGGGTCGGGCAACCCCATGCCCATCGCGGCTACATGACGGCGGCGCTCCGGGTGCTGCTCCCGACGCTGTTCGGCGAGCTCAATCTGCACCGGGTGGAGGCCGCCTGCATCCCCACCAATGCGCCGTCGATCCGGGTGCTGGAGAAGTGCGGTTTCTCCCGCGAGGGCCTGGCGCGGCGCTATCTCTGCATCAACGGGGTCTGGCAGGATCATCTGCTGTTTGGCCTGCTGCATGAGGACTTCCGCGGCTGA
- a CDS encoding F0F1 ATP synthase subunit A, whose product MKIDPIHQFNIEPLFTLGHIGNHTIAFTNSSLYMLVTIAIISLLMLASGTQLVPGRLQSVAEISYEFVASTIRSTAGSEGMKFFPLIFSLFMFICVSNLVGIIPYTFTISSHLIVTAALALLVFFTVLIYGVAKNGLKFFSIFVPHGVPGYILPLVMFIEILSFFLRPVSHSVRLFANMLAGHIALKVFAGFVAMLGFSLGALGWVGGVLPLALTVALYALEILVAFLQAYVFAILTCIYLNDAIHPGH is encoded by the coding sequence ATGAAAATCGACCCGATCCACCAGTTCAACATCGAGCCTCTCTTCACCCTGGGCCATATCGGCAATCACACGATCGCCTTTACCAATTCGTCGCTCTACATGCTGGTGACGATCGCGATCATCTCGCTCCTGATGCTCGCCAGCGGAACGCAGTTGGTTCCCGGGCGTCTTCAGTCGGTCGCCGAGATTTCGTACGAGTTCGTGGCTTCGACCATCCGCTCGACCGCCGGCTCGGAAGGCATGAAGTTCTTCCCGCTGATCTTCTCGCTGTTCATGTTCATCTGCGTTTCGAACCTGGTCGGCATCATCCCCTACACCTTCACGATCTCGAGCCATCTGATCGTGACGGCAGCGCTCGCGCTTCTGGTCTTCTTCACGGTCCTGATCTACGGCGTCGCCAAGAACGGTCTGAAGTTCTTCTCGATCTTCGTACCCCACGGCGTCCCCGGCTACATCCTGCCGCTGGTGATGTTCATCGAGATCCTGTCGTTCTTCCTGCGGCCGGTCTCCCACAGCGTCCGTCTGTTCGCCAACATGCTGGCCGGCCACATCGCGCTGAAGGTGTTCGCGGGCTTCGTCGCCATGCTCGGCTTCTCGCTCGGGGCGCTGGGCTGGGTCGGCGGCGTGCTGCCGCTGGCTCTCACGGTCGCGCTGTACGCGCTCGAGATTCTGGTCGCGTTCCTGCAAGCCTATGTGTTTGCGATCCTGACCTGCATCTACCTCAACGACGCCATTCATCCGGGACACTGA
- a CDS encoding F0F1 ATP synthase subunit B, producing MAESHGGAKSPAAGAHTGAEGGHGGGFPPFESSTYASQLVWLAIFFVALYVIVSKLALPKVGGAIEARQNKIEGDLAEAQKLKDQSDAALKAYETELASARARAQAIGNESRDKANAAAEAERKTLEEQLAAKLAGAEKTIASTRATAMSNVRGIAADAAGQIVQQLTGVVPDAASVNAAVDASLKG from the coding sequence ATGGCTGAAAGTCATGGCGGGGCGAAAAGTCCGGCGGCGGGCGCCCACACCGGGGCCGAAGGCGGTCATGGTGGTGGTTTTCCGCCGTTCGAGAGCAGCACCTACGCTTCGCAGCTGGTGTGGCTCGCGATCTTCTTCGTCGCGCTTTACGTGATCGTGTCCAAGCTTGCTCTGCCGAAGGTCGGCGGTGCGATCGAGGCGCGTCAGAACAAGATCGAGGGTGACCTCGCCGAGGCGCAGAAGCTGAAGGACCAGTCCGACGCGGCGCTGAAAGCCTATGAAACCGAGCTCGCTTCGGCGCGCGCGCGGGCACAGGCGATCGGCAACGAATCCCGCGACAAGGCGAATGCGGCGGCGGAAGCCGAGCGCAAGACGCTGGAAGAACAATTGGCGGCCAAGCTCGCCGGGGCGGAGAAGACCATCGCCTCGACCCGCGCCACCGCCATGAGCAACGTCCGCGGCATCGCGGCCGATGCGGCAGGTCAGATCGTGCAGCAGCTTACCGGCGTCGTTCCCGACGCTGCGTCGGTCAATGCCGCGGTCGATGCGTCCCTGAAAGGTTAG
- a CDS encoding cytochrome c oxidase subunit 3 → MATAHTKHHDYHLVDPSPWPAVGSVSAFIMAVGAITWMHHMFSAAPIVFGVGTVGVLYTMASWWGDVIKEAQYKGDHTRVVQLHHRYGMILFIASEVMFFVAWFWAYFNAALFPADAVHATRDAVFGCGLGTAAGACAVPGTWPPHGIETFDPWHLPLLNTLILLTSGTTVTWAHHALLENDRQGLKYGLILTVVLGALFTCVQAYEYSHAAFSFGGNVYGATFFMATGFHGFHVLVGTIFLLVCLFRAYAGHFTPTQHLGFEFAAWYWHFVDVVWLFLFLCIYVWGHGAETMAHGAH, encoded by the coding sequence ATGGCAACGGCGCACACCAAACATCACGACTATCACCTGGTCGATCCGTCGCCCTGGCCGGCCGTCGGTTCGGTCTCGGCCTTCATCATGGCGGTCGGTGCGATCACCTGGATGCATCACATGTTCTCGGCTGCGCCGATCGTGTTCGGCGTCGGCACGGTGGGCGTGCTCTACACCATGGCGAGCTGGTGGGGCGACGTGATCAAGGAAGCCCAGTACAAGGGCGATCACACCCGCGTCGTGCAGCTGCACCACCGCTACGGCATGATCCTGTTCATCGCCTCCGAGGTGATGTTCTTCGTCGCCTGGTTCTGGGCCTATTTCAACGCGGCGCTGTTCCCGGCGGACGCGGTCCACGCCACGCGCGATGCAGTGTTCGGCTGCGGCCTCGGCACTGCGGCCGGCGCCTGTGCCGTCCCCGGCACCTGGCCGCCGCATGGCATCGAGACCTTCGATCCCTGGCACCTGCCGCTCCTGAACACGCTGATCCTGCTCACCTCGGGCACCACGGTGACCTGGGCTCACCATGCGCTGCTGGAGAACGACCGCCAGGGCCTGAAATACGGCCTGATCCTCACCGTCGTGCTCGGCGCGCTCTTCACCTGCGTGCAGGCCTATGAGTACAGCCATGCGGCGTTCTCGTTCGGCGGCAACGTCTATGGCGCGACCTTCTTCATGGCGACCGGCTTCCACGGTTTCCACGTGCTGGTCGGCACCATCTTCCTGCTGGTGTGCCTGTTCCGCGCCTATGCCGGGCATTTCACGCCGACGCAGCATCTCGGTTTCGAGTTTGCCGCCTGGTACTGGCACTTCGTCGACGTGGTCTGGCTGTTCCTGTTCCTCTGCATCTATGTCTGGGGACACGGCGCCGAGACCATGGCCCACGGCGCGCACTGA